One window of Hylemonella gracilis genomic DNA carries:
- a CDS encoding carboxyl transferase domain-containing protein: MSKLISQLNPRAASFQANVAAMRALVEDLRAQFARVEQGGGDIARAKHVARGKLLPRERVQQLLDPGSPFLEIAPLAAHAMYGDEAPGAGLIAGIGRVSGVDCMIVCNDATVKGGTYYPMTVKKHLRAQEIAEANRLPCIYLVDSGGANLPNQDEVFPDRDHFGRIFYNQAQMSALGIAQVAVVMGSCTAGGAYVPAMSDESIIVQGQGTIFLGGPPLVKAATGEVVSAEDLGGGDVHTRLSGVADHLARDDLHALALARQAVANLNVAREVPIATADIPPQAPTYAAEELHGLIPMDEAGRQSRKPFDVREVIARIVDGSEFHEFKARFGATLVCGFAHIEGMPVGIVANNGILFSESAQKGAHFIELCGQRKVPLVFLQNITGFMVGRKVENEGIARHGAKMVTAVATVNVPKFTVIIGGSFGAGNYGMCGRAFSPRFLWMWPNARIGVMGGEQAASVLATVKRDGIEAKGGAWSAEEEAAFKTPIQAQYEAQGHPYYATARLWDDGIIDPADTRRVLALGLAAARHAPVPEPRFGVFRM, encoded by the coding sequence ATGAGCAAGCTGATTTCCCAACTCAACCCGCGCGCGGCATCCTTCCAGGCCAACGTCGCCGCCATGCGCGCGCTGGTGGAGGATCTGCGCGCGCAGTTCGCTCGGGTGGAACAGGGTGGAGGCGACATCGCTCGCGCCAAGCATGTCGCCCGCGGCAAGCTGTTGCCACGCGAGCGCGTGCAGCAACTGCTGGACCCGGGCTCGCCCTTTCTGGAAATCGCGCCGCTGGCCGCGCATGCGATGTACGGCGACGAGGCGCCCGGCGCGGGCCTGATCGCGGGCATCGGCCGCGTGAGTGGCGTGGACTGCATGATCGTCTGCAACGACGCCACGGTGAAGGGCGGCACCTATTACCCGATGACGGTCAAGAAGCACCTGCGCGCGCAGGAGATCGCCGAAGCCAACCGCCTGCCCTGCATCTACTTGGTGGATTCGGGCGGGGCCAACCTGCCCAACCAGGACGAGGTGTTTCCCGACCGTGACCATTTCGGGCGCATCTTCTACAACCAGGCGCAGATGTCCGCGCTGGGCATCGCCCAGGTCGCCGTGGTCATGGGCAGTTGCACGGCGGGCGGTGCCTACGTGCCGGCCATGAGTGACGAGTCCATCATCGTGCAGGGGCAAGGCACCATCTTCCTGGGCGGCCCGCCCTTGGTGAAGGCCGCCACGGGCGAGGTGGTCAGCGCCGAAGACCTGGGCGGGGGCGACGTGCACACGCGGCTGTCGGGCGTGGCCGATCACCTGGCCCGTGACGACCTGCACGCGCTGGCCCTGGCGCGGCAGGCCGTGGCGAACCTGAACGTCGCGCGCGAGGTGCCGATCGCCACTGCCGACATTCCGCCCCAGGCTCCCACCTATGCCGCCGAGGAACTGCATGGCCTCATTCCGATGGACGAAGCAGGCCGGCAAAGCCGCAAGCCCTTCGACGTGCGCGAGGTCATCGCCCGCATCGTGGATGGCTCGGAGTTTCACGAATTCAAAGCCCGCTTCGGCGCGACCCTGGTCTGCGGCTTTGCCCACATCGAGGGCATGCCGGTGGGCATCGTGGCGAACAACGGCATCCTGTTCAGCGAGAGCGCGCAGAAAGGCGCGCACTTCATCGAACTCTGTGGTCAGCGCAAGGTGCCTTTGGTCTTTCTGCAGAACATCACCGGTTTCATGGTCGGACGCAAGGTCGAGAACGAGGGCATCGCCCGCCATGGCGCCAAGATGGTGACGGCGGTGGCCACCGTCAATGTGCCCAAGTTCACCGTCATCATCGGTGGCAGCTTTGGCGCGGGCAACTACGGCATGTGCGGGCGCGCCTTCTCGCCGCGTTTCCTGTGGATGTGGCCCAACGCGCGCATCGGTGTCATGGGCGGTGAACAGGCCGCCAGCGTGCTGGCGACCGTCAAGCGCGATGGCATCGAAGCCAAGGGCGGAGCGTGGAGCGCCGAGGAAGAAGCGGCCTTCAAGACCCCCATCCAGGCGCAGTACGAAGCGCAGGGGCACCCGTATTACGCGACGGCGCGTCTCTGGGACGACGGCATCATCGATCCGGCCGACACGCGACGCGTACTCGCCTTGGGCCTGGCGGCGGCGCGTCATGCGCCGGTGCCCGAGCCCAGGTTCGGCGTGTTCCGCATGTGA
- a CDS encoding enoyl-CoA hydratase/isomerase family protein, whose product MKDFHTLDVDLQGPVARIWLNQPETRNAFDDTLVTGLTRAFTLAGEAREVRVVVLGAHGPAFCAGANLRWMQRMAGYTHEDNLADAARLAGMLRTIAECPKPVIARVQGDAYAGGVGLVAACDMAVSADQAGYCLSETRIGLVPATISPYVMRAMGARAAQRYFLTAERFAATEAHRIGLVHEVVAAEALDAKVNELTHALCEAGPAAVRACKRLIAGVAGREIDDALIDWTVEGIADIRASSEGREGVLAFLEKRKPSWLG is encoded by the coding sequence ATGAAAGACTTCCACACCCTGGACGTGGACCTGCAAGGCCCCGTGGCGCGGATCTGGCTGAATCAGCCCGAGACGCGCAACGCCTTCGACGACACCCTGGTCACCGGGCTCACGCGTGCCTTCACCCTCGCGGGAGAAGCGCGCGAGGTGCGCGTCGTGGTGCTGGGCGCGCACGGCCCGGCCTTCTGCGCCGGCGCCAACCTGCGCTGGATGCAGCGCATGGCCGGCTACACGCATGAAGACAACCTGGCCGACGCGGCCCGCCTGGCCGGCATGTTGCGCACCATCGCCGAATGCCCCAAGCCCGTGATCGCCCGCGTGCAGGGTGACGCCTACGCGGGTGGCGTGGGCCTGGTCGCGGCCTGCGACATGGCCGTGAGCGCGGACCAGGCCGGCTACTGCCTGAGCGAAACGCGCATTGGCCTGGTGCCCGCGACCATCAGCCCCTATGTGATGCGCGCAATGGGTGCGCGCGCCGCGCAGCGCTACTTCCTCACCGCCGAACGTTTTGCCGCCACCGAGGCCCATCGCATCGGCCTGGTCCACGAGGTGGTGGCCGCCGAGGCGCTGGACGCGAAAGTCAACGAACTGACCCACGCCTTGTGCGAAGCCGGCCCTGCGGCCGTGCGGGCCTGCAAGCGACTCATCGCCGGCGTGGCCGGGCGCGAGATCGACGACGCCCTGATTGACTGGACGGTCGAGGGCATCGCCGACATCCGCGCCAGCAGCGAAGGCCGCGAAGGCGTGCTGGCCTTCCTGGAAAAACGCAAGCCGTCCTGGCTGGGGTGA
- a CDS encoding acetyl/propionyl/methylcrotonyl-CoA carboxylase subunit alpha gives MFKKILIANRGEITCRVAATARRLGIRTVAVYSDADVHAKHVRACDQAVAISATPGGNAPQDSYLRIEAILAAARATGAEAIHPGYGFLSENEDFARACAAAGLVFIGPPPSAIQAMGLKAEAKRLMEQAGVPLVPGYHGADQSPELLRREAAAIGYPVLIKASAGGGGKGMRVVDRAQDFDAALEACRREAARSFGDEAVLIEKYLQRPRHIEIQVFTDTQGQGVYLFERDCSVQRRHQKVLEEAPAPGLSDTLRRQMGRAALSAAQAVGYVGAGTVEFIVEQNGPMKFYFMEMNTRLQVEHPVTEAITGLDLVEWQLRVAAGQSLPLTQDQLRINGHAIEARLCAENPDTGFLPATGRLAVYRKPPAACFTRADATTGFVRVDDGVEEGDEITPWYDPMIAKLIVHGATREEALARLDAALARVHIVGVVNNVQFLRHVLATPSFAQARLDTGLIERESARLFGREPLGLPLRVAAVVARILADERADAVAMTDRSGATPSPFARRDGWRAWGQAKRRFDFVLPQGVAPASAPDVGAARTLGAELRYGPGLGLAWTLRIGARSDAVEGTLSFQVLPDGGLDLAFAGERQTVAVHATRPALGGPTGWQVFGAEGAGSIDLIDPLTQVGGAQAEGGRLAAPMPGKVVSFAVQAGDQVRQGEVLAVMEAMKMEHAITAPTDGRVAELLYAPGDQVAEGAELLRLAD, from the coding sequence ATGTTCAAAAAGATACTTATCGCCAACCGCGGTGAAATCACCTGCCGCGTCGCAGCCACCGCGCGGCGCCTGGGTATTCGCACGGTGGCCGTTTACTCGGACGCCGACGTGCACGCCAAGCATGTCCGTGCCTGCGACCAGGCCGTGGCTATCAGTGCCACGCCCGGCGGCAATGCGCCGCAGGACAGCTACCTGCGCATCGAGGCCATCCTGGCGGCGGCGCGCGCCACGGGGGCCGAGGCCATCCATCCCGGCTACGGTTTTCTCTCCGAGAACGAGGATTTCGCGCGCGCCTGCGCCGCGGCGGGCCTGGTCTTCATCGGCCCGCCGCCCTCGGCCATTCAGGCCATGGGCCTGAAGGCCGAGGCCAAGCGCCTGATGGAACAGGCGGGCGTGCCCCTGGTGCCGGGCTACCACGGCGCGGACCAGAGCCCCGAACTGCTGCGGCGCGAGGCCGCGGCCATCGGTTATCCCGTGCTGATCAAGGCCAGCGCGGGTGGCGGCGGCAAGGGCATGCGCGTGGTCGACCGCGCTCAGGATTTCGACGCCGCGCTTGAGGCCTGCCGACGCGAAGCTGCACGCAGCTTTGGGGACGAGGCGGTGCTGATCGAGAAATACCTGCAGCGCCCGCGCCACATCGAAATCCAGGTCTTCACCGACACCCAGGGGCAAGGTGTCTATCTGTTCGAACGCGACTGCTCCGTGCAGCGCCGGCACCAGAAGGTGCTGGAAGAAGCGCCGGCCCCGGGCCTGTCCGACACCTTGCGTCGCCAGATGGGCCGTGCGGCGCTGAGTGCGGCGCAGGCGGTCGGTTATGTGGGCGCGGGCACGGTGGAGTTCATCGTCGAACAGAACGGTCCGATGAAGTTCTACTTCATGGAGATGAACACCCGCCTGCAGGTGGAGCACCCGGTGACCGAGGCCATCACCGGCCTGGACCTGGTGGAGTGGCAGTTGCGCGTGGCGGCCGGCCAATCCCTGCCCCTGACGCAGGATCAGTTGCGCATCAATGGTCATGCCATCGAGGCGCGCCTCTGCGCCGAGAACCCGGACACCGGTTTCCTGCCTGCCACGGGACGCCTGGCCGTGTACCGCAAGCCGCCCGCGGCCTGCTTCACACGGGCTGACGCGACGACAGGCTTCGTGCGTGTGGACGACGGCGTGGAAGAAGGCGACGAGATCACGCCCTGGTACGACCCCATGATCGCCAAGCTCATCGTGCACGGCGCCACCCGCGAGGAAGCCTTGGCCCGGCTGGATGCGGCGCTGGCGCGGGTGCACATTGTCGGCGTGGTCAACAATGTGCAGTTCCTGCGCCACGTGCTGGCGACACCCTCCTTCGCTCAGGCCAGGTTGGACACGGGCCTGATCGAGCGCGAAAGCGCCCGGCTGTTCGGGCGCGAGCCGCTGGGCCTGCCCTTGAGGGTCGCGGCCGTGGTGGCGCGCATCCTGGCGGACGAGAGAGCTGACGCCGTGGCAATGACGGATCGGTCAGGCGCGACGCCCTCCCCGTTCGCGCGCCGCGATGGATGGCGGGCCTGGGGTCAGGCCAAGCGGCGTTTCGATTTCGTGTTGCCGCAAGGCGTGGCCCCGGCCTCCGCCCCGGATGTGGGCGCGGCGCGCACCCTGGGTGCCGAACTGCGCTATGGGCCGGGCTTGGGTCTGGCGTGGACCCTGCGCATCGGCGCGCGGAGCGATGCGGTGGAAGGGACCTTGTCGTTCCAGGTGCTGCCCGACGGCGGGTTGGACCTGGCGTTTGCGGGCGAGCGCCAGACCGTGGCCGTGCACGCGACCCGACCCGCGCTCGGGGGCCCCACCGGGTGGCAGGTGTTTGGCGCCGAGGGGGCGGGGAGTATCGACCTGATCGATCCGCTGACCCAGGTGGGCGGGGCGCAAGCCGAGGGTGGACGCCTGGCCGCGCCCATGCCGGGCAAGGTCGTGTCCTTCGCCGTGCAGGCGGGGGACCAAGTCCGCCAGGGCGAGGTGCTGGCCGTGATGGAAGCCATGAAGATGGAGCACGCCATCACCGCGCCCACCGATGGCCGCGTGGCGGAACTGCTCTATGCCCCCGGCGATCAGGTGGCCGAGGGCGCCGAACTACTGCGCTTGGCGGACTGA
- a CDS encoding Bug family tripartite tricarboxylate transporter substrate binding protein, which produces MRSRIHWWIGLCISLACGLASAQEAWPSKPIRIVVGFAAGTPPDIFARLYGDYASKKLGQPVIIDNKPGAAGNLATDTVAKASGDGYTLLYNLSTAFTINPYIYSKLPYDPAKDLTPVATTMRQGLVLIAKPEGGAKTIQELLATAKAKPGTLSHASYGAGSPSHLIVEWFKDETGTQMVHVPYRASPIADIVGGQVDTLMEPIATGFPLISSGKAVALAYSGPTRFAALPNVPTLAEVVPGLSMMSWHGIWAPSATPAAIVNRINAVFVEASRDPELSRRIRELNSEPLGLSRAEMAEAIQRDAGIYSRIVKAKNIRVD; this is translated from the coding sequence ATGCGTTCAAGAATTCACTGGTGGATCGGCCTCTGCATCAGCCTGGCCTGCGGCCTGGCATCGGCCCAGGAGGCCTGGCCGTCCAAACCCATCCGCATCGTGGTGGGCTTCGCGGCGGGCACGCCGCCCGACATCTTCGCGCGCCTCTACGGCGACTACGCGTCCAAGAAACTGGGCCAGCCCGTGATCATCGACAACAAGCCGGGGGCCGCGGGCAATCTGGCCACGGACACGGTGGCCAAGGCGTCCGGCGACGGCTACACCCTGCTCTACAACCTGTCGACCGCGTTCACGATCAATCCCTACATCTACAGCAAGCTGCCCTACGACCCCGCCAAGGATCTGACGCCCGTGGCCACCACCATGCGCCAGGGCCTGGTGCTGATCGCCAAGCCCGAAGGCGGCGCCAAGACCATCCAGGAACTGCTGGCCACCGCCAAGGCCAAGCCAGGCACGCTCTCGCACGCGTCCTACGGCGCCGGCAGCCCCTCGCACCTGATCGTGGAATGGTTCAAGGACGAGACCGGGACCCAGATGGTGCACGTGCCCTACCGCGCCAGCCCCATCGCCGACATCGTGGGTGGCCAGGTGGACACGCTGATGGAACCCATCGCCACCGGCTTCCCGTTGATCAGCAGCGGCAAAGCCGTCGCGCTGGCTTACTCCGGCCCCACGCGTTTCGCCGCCTTGCCCAATGTGCCCACGCTGGCCGAGGTGGTGCCTGGCTTGTCGATGATGTCCTGGCACGGTATCTGGGCGCCCTCGGCCACGCCGGCGGCCATCGTGAACCGCATCAACGCGGTGTTCGTCGAAGCCAGCCGGGACCCGGAACTGTCGCGCCGCATCCGTGAACTGAATAGCGAGCCGCTGGGCCTGAGCCGCGCGGAAATGGCCGAGGCCATCCAGCGCGACGCGGGCATCTACAGCCGCATCGTGAAGGCCAAGAACATCCGGGTGGATTGA
- a CDS encoding Bug family tripartite tricarboxylate transporter substrate binding protein: protein MKRRLMIASLLLASQAARAQVPGARAMKIVVPFGAGTTTDIVGRVLADSLGKQLGQPVIVENKPGAGGSIGSDQVAKATADGQTLVLGTVGTHAINASLFKNLSYDPLRDFVPLGFVGATPTLLVVPAASPWKSVVDLARATDPNINFASAGNGTSGHLAGELLNVRLGKNFVHVPYRDGAQAMTELMAGNVQFMFYHPAAVLPHIRAGKLRALGVSGAKRSAAAPEVPTLMEQGVPDFDLVAWFMLYGPAGLAAARRDALRKATRAVLAQPETREKLAAQGIEQADMGDSAMASFGAAEIAKWGEAVKRSGAQIN, encoded by the coding sequence ATGAAACGTCGTCTGATGATCGCCAGCCTGCTGCTGGCCAGCCAGGCCGCGCGGGCTCAAGTGCCCGGCGCACGCGCCATGAAGATCGTCGTGCCCTTCGGCGCCGGCACCACCACCGACATCGTCGGCCGTGTGCTGGCCGACAGCCTGGGCAAGCAACTCGGCCAGCCGGTGATCGTGGAAAACAAACCCGGCGCGGGCGGCAGCATCGGCTCCGACCAGGTGGCCAAGGCCACGGCCGATGGTCAGACCTTGGTGCTGGGCACGGTGGGCACGCACGCCATCAACGCCTCGCTGTTCAAGAACCTGAGCTATGACCCGCTGCGCGACTTCGTGCCGCTGGGCTTCGTGGGCGCCACGCCCACCTTGCTGGTCGTGCCCGCCGCCTCGCCATGGAAGAGTGTGGTCGATCTGGCCCGTGCCACGGACCCCAACATCAACTTCGCCTCCGCGGGCAATGGCACCTCGGGCCACCTGGCGGGCGAACTGCTCAATGTGCGCCTGGGCAAGAACTTCGTGCACGTGCCCTACCGCGATGGCGCCCAGGCCATGACCGAGCTGATGGCGGGCAATGTGCAGTTCATGTTCTACCACCCAGCCGCCGTGCTGCCGCACATTCGCGCGGGCAAGCTGCGCGCGCTGGGCGTGTCGGGCGCCAAGCGCAGCGCTGCGGCGCCTGAGGTGCCCACGCTGATGGAACAGGGCGTGCCCGACTTCGACCTGGTGGCCTGGTTCATGCTGTACGGCCCCGCCGGCCTGGCCGCCGCGCGGCGCGATGCCCTGCGCAAGGCCACCCGCGCGGTGCTGGCCCAACCCGAGACGCGCGAGAAGCTGGCGGCCCAGGGCATCGAACAGGCCGACATGGGCGACAGCGCCATGGCCAGCTTCGGCGCGGCCGAAATCGCCAAGTGGGGCGAGGCCGTCAAGCGTTCGGGCGCGCAGATCAACTGA
- a CDS encoding citryl-CoA lyase, protein MKIGKNTVPRTAICTSDEHTIVVRGLDLCQDAIGHLNFADYFFLLLTGRKPDAAASAVLNATLVAIAEHGFVPSVQASRMTYAAAPDALQGAVAAGILGCGSVILGASETAGRLFLDVEQRMQAGASDAEAAEAALRELKTQGRAIPGYGHPLHKAVDPRVGRLIAVATEAGADLRYVRIAQALERAISPIVGKDLRMNVSAAIPAVLLGVGFPVVSLRGVPILARTAGLIAHLAEEAETPSGFALSYQATRELQYEGQTPQGFGAQP, encoded by the coding sequence ATGAAAATCGGCAAGAACACCGTGCCCCGCACGGCCATCTGCACCTCGGACGAACACACCATCGTGGTGCGCGGCCTGGACCTGTGCCAGGACGCCATCGGTCACCTCAACTTCGCCGACTACTTCTTCCTGCTGCTGACGGGCAGAAAACCTGATGCCGCGGCCAGCGCCGTGCTCAACGCCACGCTGGTGGCGATCGCGGAGCACGGCTTCGTGCCCAGCGTTCAGGCCAGCCGCATGACCTACGCCGCCGCGCCGGACGCGCTGCAGGGCGCTGTGGCGGCGGGCATCCTGGGTTGCGGCTCGGTCATCCTGGGCGCGTCGGAGACGGCGGGGCGCCTGTTCCTCGACGTGGAACAGCGCATGCAGGCCGGCGCCAGCGACGCTGAAGCCGCCGAGGCCGCACTGCGCGAACTCAAGACCCAGGGCCGCGCCATCCCCGGCTACGGCCACCCCTTGCACAAGGCGGTGGACCCGCGTGTGGGCCGGCTGATCGCCGTCGCCACCGAGGCCGGTGCCGATCTGCGTTACGTGCGCATCGCCCAGGCGCTGGAGCGCGCTATTTCCCCTATCGTGGGCAAGGACCTGCGCATGAATGTCTCGGCCGCCATTCCCGCGGTGCTGCTGGGCGTGGGTTTCCCGGTCGTGTCGCTGCGCGGCGTGCCCATCCTCGCGCGCACTGCGGGGCTGATCGCGCATCTGGCCGAAGAAGCCGAAACGCCCAGCGGCTTCGCGCTGTCCTACCAGGCCACGCGCGAACTGCAGTACGAAGGTCAAACCCCCCAAGGATTCGGAGCTCAACCATGA
- a CDS encoding dioxygenase codes for MTPMTEDDLTQAVLQRLSDAKDPRFKQVMTSLIQHLHAFIREVDLSPDEWMTAIQFLTATGQACTDKRQEFILLSDTLGASMMVVMLDQMRAARRNAGNGGHSPTPATEATVQGPYYWEGAPILPLGSDIAPGVPGEPAFYSGRVTDTRGQPLAGATLDIWSGDGEGVYDMQVDGAGMAARARIRTDTQGRYWFWSIKPSYYPVPVDGPVGRMLDGMGRHPNRPGHIHMKVYTPGHVTLTTHLFVANSPYIDSDAVFGVRPSLVVDFESHPAGKAPDGRAIDTPYWSAHYDFRLEPA; via the coding sequence ATGACCCCGATGACCGAAGATGACCTGACGCAGGCCGTGCTGCAACGCCTGTCCGACGCGAAGGACCCGCGTTTCAAGCAGGTGATGACCTCGCTGATCCAGCACCTGCACGCCTTCATCCGCGAGGTGGACCTGAGCCCCGACGAGTGGATGACCGCCATCCAGTTCCTGACCGCCACCGGCCAGGCCTGCACCGACAAGCGTCAGGAATTCATCCTGCTGTCCGACACGCTGGGCGCCTCCATGATGGTCGTGATGCTCGACCAGATGCGCGCCGCCAGGCGCAATGCCGGCAACGGCGGCCACAGCCCCACGCCGGCCACCGAAGCCACGGTGCAAGGCCCCTACTACTGGGAAGGCGCACCCATCCTGCCGCTGGGTTCGGACATCGCCCCCGGCGTACCGGGCGAACCCGCGTTCTACAGTGGCCGTGTCACCGACACCCGAGGCCAACCCCTGGCGGGTGCGACCCTGGACATCTGGAGCGGCGATGGCGAGGGCGTCTACGACATGCAGGTCGACGGCGCCGGCATGGCCGCGCGGGCGCGCATCCGCACCGACACGCAGGGACGCTACTGGTTCTGGTCCATCAAGCCCAGCTATTACCCCGTGCCGGTGGATGGCCCGGTGGGCCGCATGCTGGACGGCATGGGCCGCCACCCGAACCGCCCGGGCCACATCCACATGAAGGTCTACACACCCGGCCACGTCACGCTGACCACCCACCTTTTCGTGGCCAACAGCCCGTACATCGATTCGGACGCCGTGTTCGGCGTGCGCCCCAGCCTGGTCGTGGATTTCGAGTCGCACCCGGCCGGCAAGGCCCCCGATGGACGCGCCATCGACACCCCCTACTGGTCGGCCCACTACGACTTCCGGCTCGAGCCCGCCTAA
- a CDS encoding CaiB/BaiF CoA transferase family protein: MHQVLSGIKVLEQGTFITGPAAGMFLADLGAEVVKIEQPGTGDPFRAFRGGLYSPHFQTYNRNKRSITLNPKLPEDAAVFDELVKDADVYIQNFRPGAAERLGAGEARLRGLNPRLVYCAISGFGPTGPAAARPAYDTVAQAASAFLKLLINPANPRVVGPAIADALTGFYAAYGVLGALVERGRTGQGRKVEVSMLEAMTHFNLDAFTHYFSEGEVMGPFSRPSVSQSYVLECGDGKWIALHMSSPEKFWQGLANAIERPTLFQDPRFADREGRIAHQDELIALLGDLFRQRDRAAWCTRLETEDVPHAPMYDTQEAMQDPQARHLQLEVSAPHPEGGEWRTIRSPVSFDGERALQVTAPPLLGADDEAIVGPIRRRLKQGA; the protein is encoded by the coding sequence ATGCACCAAGTCCTCAGCGGGATCAAGGTCCTGGAACAAGGCACCTTCATCACCGGGCCGGCTGCCGGCATGTTCCTCGCCGACCTGGGTGCCGAGGTCGTCAAGATCGAGCAGCCCGGCACGGGCGACCCCTTCCGCGCCTTTCGCGGTGGGCTCTACAGCCCGCACTTCCAGACCTACAACCGCAACAAGCGCAGCATCACGCTGAACCCCAAGCTGCCCGAGGACGCGGCCGTGTTCGACGAGCTGGTCAAGGACGCGGATGTCTACATCCAGAACTTCCGCCCCGGCGCGGCCGAGCGACTGGGCGCGGGCGAGGCGCGGCTGCGCGGGCTCAACCCCCGGCTGGTCTACTGCGCCATCAGCGGCTTCGGCCCCACCGGCCCCGCCGCCGCGCGCCCGGCCTACGACACCGTGGCCCAGGCGGCCAGCGCCTTCCTCAAGCTGCTGATCAACCCGGCCAACCCGCGCGTGGTCGGTCCGGCGATCGCCGACGCGTTGACGGGCTTCTATGCCGCCTACGGCGTGCTGGGCGCGCTGGTGGAACGCGGGCGCACCGGCCAGGGCCGCAAGGTCGAGGTGTCGATGCTGGAGGCCATGACGCACTTCAACCTCGACGCCTTCACGCATTACTTCTCCGAGGGCGAAGTGATGGGGCCGTTCAGCCGCCCCAGCGTGTCGCAGTCCTATGTGCTCGAATGCGGCGACGGCAAGTGGATCGCGCTGCACATGTCCTCGCCCGAGAAGTTCTGGCAAGGCCTGGCCAACGCGATCGAGCGGCCCACGCTCTTTCAGGACCCTCGTTTCGCTGATCGAGAGGGCCGCATCGCTCACCAGGATGAACTGATCGCGCTGCTGGGCGACCTGTTCCGCCAGCGCGACCGCGCGGCCTGGTGCACGCGCCTTGAAACCGAGGACGTGCCCCACGCTCCCATGTACGACACCCAGGAGGCCATGCAGGACCCGCAGGCCAGGCATCTGCAGCTGGAAGTGAGCGCGCCGCATCCGGAGGGCGGCGAGTGGCGGACCATCCGCTCGCCCGTGAGCTTCGACGGTGAGCGCGCCCTGCAGGTTACGGCGCCGCCCCTGCTGGGCGCGGACGACGAGGCCATCGTCGGACCGATCAGGCGGCGCTTGAAGCAAGGCGCTTGA
- a CDS encoding LysR substrate-binding domain-containing protein gives MELRHLRYFNALASSLNFTRAAERLHVTQSTLSHQIKQLEQELDVLLFDRAAKRVVLTEAGEAFLHHATLALQEIDRGLGALRENPGEVEGELRIGATHTFNLGFIPDCIASFQRRYAQTRVMVDELAADVIAQRLQQGTLDLGIAYRPTVPGPLQFEPLYHEEMVLVVAQGHALARRKRVRMVELHRLSMVLLPASFATRQMLDECFRSCGAEPQIVAEINTLAPIMSLVAKTQLATIAAAAAVPAHAGLCIVRLESPTPVRTPGMLWSPDKGASAPARAFSAIVRKVAFRASMRGVAEQT, from the coding sequence ATGGAGCTGCGGCATCTGCGCTATTTCAATGCGCTGGCGAGCTCGCTCAACTTCACGCGCGCCGCCGAGCGGCTGCACGTCACGCAGTCCACTCTGTCGCACCAGATCAAGCAGCTGGAGCAGGAACTGGACGTGCTGTTGTTCGACCGCGCGGCCAAGCGCGTGGTGCTGACCGAGGCGGGCGAGGCTTTTCTGCACCATGCCACCCTGGCCCTGCAGGAGATCGATCGCGGCCTGGGGGCCTTGCGCGAGAACCCGGGTGAAGTCGAGGGCGAACTGCGCATCGGTGCGACCCACACCTTCAACCTTGGCTTCATCCCCGACTGCATCGCGAGCTTCCAGCGGCGCTACGCCCAGACCCGCGTGATGGTGGATGAACTGGCTGCGGACGTGATCGCCCAGCGCCTGCAGCAGGGTACGCTGGACCTCGGCATCGCCTACCGGCCCACCGTGCCCGGGCCGCTGCAGTTCGAGCCGCTCTACCACGAGGAAATGGTGCTGGTGGTGGCGCAAGGCCATGCGCTGGCGCGGCGCAAGCGCGTGCGCATGGTCGAGCTGCACCGCCTGTCCATGGTGCTGCTGCCCGCCAGCTTCGCGACCCGGCAGATGCTGGACGAATGCTTCCGCTCCTGTGGTGCCGAGCCCCAGATCGTGGCCGAGATCAACACCCTGGCGCCCATCATGAGTCTGGTGGCCAAGACCCAGTTGGCCACGATCGCTGCGGCCGCCGCGGTGCCCGCGCATGCGGGCCTGTGCATCGTGCGGCTGGAAAGCCCGACGCCTGTGCGCACGCCCGGCATGCTGTGGTCTCCCGACAAAGGCGCCTCGGCACCGGCACGCGCTTTCTCGGCCATCGTGCGCAAGGTCGCGTTCCGTGCCAGCATGCGCGGGGTGGCGGAGCAGACCTAG